A stretch of Halichondria panicea chromosome 1, odHalPani1.1, whole genome shotgun sequence DNA encodes these proteins:
- the LOC135352455 gene encoding NACHT, LRR and PYD domains-containing protein 5-like, giving the protein MYRELPEVSPKWYNLSLALGLDTGILNIIEHDNKECETCLRKALYQRHTIRPLTWAEIDTALRQRTVQMNALADKIQENISTKSLLSRTCSSQPSSDPTPECVVRYSSFLKDKYKQMSSLPDDWPPPLKDKFSKLALIEKKQIPLPQAKHTQSIEYDYATGNVDNIVKRKQVITLEKIFEPLPGDSKVVAPNRYTVVIDGAPGVGKTTLSRKICIDWAQGKLIKDHHTVILKPLRELRGHTAASLSDLLKADDPELKEQIIKHIQETSGLGVMFIFDGFDELSSQQRSDKNTLLWEIIRGNSLHNCSVLVTSRSYASGPLQDINRVNRVNRHVEVLGFKRKDIEHCIKQNITDKEKAEKLIQMLKERLDIVSLCYIPLNCRIVLYVYQKKHTLPDTLTQLYEVFILYTVKHYKPGINEIKYANNIEDFPATIIKCLDSLCELAYTGMTQDKLVFKYKEVTQEFDTPALSLGLLNLIETFSKEQTEAYYYQFLHLTIQEFLAARHLALKKSKEDKLEFITSKIDDDRFRMTLLFLSGLTKLDFLPVEQAFPALKSIETGVCHYFKTKTKSLRKPVRTQFLFLAHLLYESRQTTYNWLFPCLVTNSLNLSEHSLSQFDCLVLANFLALTPKDHVWDDINLSQCSLSSDTIKLLVSKKHSQRDISVLCLTKRLDLCSYKSARISQNSFTALFEKDSKLEYVKIPPLEFKEIICCKSPLGEALHMLRANSLQELIMTSDTEAGWAESEIISKSALQISKMKICSGVIKNFIESVKHKKVKTIVLYKPDSFEDCSLCASSESDVWDSFCNVIKNCKHIQHLHINKSHINAQDISSLIATLQNKRNLRTLQLEGSKINYKGLIHLRNNLPVNVSVHISISNNMPNLIMYVCNDNHVCVVFKSPDEHIEDIESDDLFTVLLEQQLPQELNRVIVTAESFLSKALLRSVGNSKIVASLTLVELNFTQFAKDCRDMLESTNTLQTLTLDSCELNGTSIKHLEDGLSCNQAAVELKLEYSGSDDNFCAWHTPLAALKVRSQNLHELNIERHTLSKERRKKLSKIVTTCKQLRVLKVWFGDNIQKFFSMLYRIIKA; this is encoded by the coding sequence ATGTACAGAGAACTTCCCGAAGTCAGTCCAAAATGGTACAACCTAAGCCTAGCATTGGGTCTTGATACAGGCATCCTCAATATCATAGAACACGATAATAAAGAATGTGAAACCTGTTTAAGGAAAGCCCTATACCAACGACATACTATCAGACCATTGACATGGGCAGAAATTGATACAGCTTTAAGACAACGTACTGTTCAAATGAATGCATTGGCTGATAAAATACAAGAAAATATCTCGACAAAAAGCTTATTATcgcgtacatgtagctcacaGCCTAGTAGTGACCCCACTCCAGAATGTGTTGTGAGGTACTCCAGCTTCCTTAAAGACAAGTACAAACAGATGTCATCTTTACCAGACGATTGGCCACCACCATTGAAAGATAAATTTTCAAAACTAGCTCTAATTGAGAAGAAACAGATTCCTTTACCTCAAGCTAAGCACACACAATCAATTGAGTATGATTACGCTACTGGTAATGTGGACAATATTGTTAAGAGAAAGCAAGTGATTACATTAGAAAAGATCTTCGAGCCACTACCTGGTGATTCTAAAGTAGTTGCACCAAACAGGTACACTGTTGTAATAGACGGAGCCCCAGGAGTAGGCAAAACCACACTCAGCAGGAAGATATGCATTGATTGGGCACAAGGGAAGCTCATCAAGGACCACCACACTGTTATCCTCAAACCACTAAGGGAACTAAGAGGTCACACAGCTGCCTCACTATCTGACTTACTAAAAGCTGACGACCCTGAGCTAAAGGAGCAAATCATAAAGCACATACAGGAGACATCAGGTTTAGGAGTAATGTTCATCTTTGACGGATTTGACGAGCTGAGCAGTCAGCAACGATCTGATAAGAATACACTTTTATGGGAAATCATTCGAGGGAATTCCCTACACAATTGTTCTGTGCTGGTTACATCACGATCATATGCCTCAGGCCCACTACAGGATATCAACCGTGTCAATCGTGTTAATCGACATGTTGAAGTATTAGGATTTAAAAGAAAGGATATAGAACATTGTATTAAACAGAACATTACAGACAAAGAAAAAGCAGAGAAGCTAATACAGATGCTGAAGGAGAGATTGGATATTGTCTCCCTATGCTATATCCCTCTAAACTGCAGGATTGTACTGTATGTCTACCAGAAAAAACATACTTTAcctgacacactcacacaactCTATGAGGTATTCATTCTGTACACAGTCAAACACTACAAACCTGGCATAAATGAAATAAAATATGCAAATAATATTGAGGATTTTCCCGCTACAATAATCAAGTGTCTAGACTCGTTATGTGAGTTAGCATACACAGGAATGACTCAAGATAAGCTAGTCTTCAAATATAAGGAAGTCACACAGGAATTTGACACACCAGCATTATCTTTAGGACTACTAAACTTGATCGAGACTTTCAGCAAGGAACAGACAGAGGCTTATTACTATCAGTTCCTTCATTTAACCATTCAAGAGTTTCTAGCTGCAAGGCATCTTGCACTAAAAAAGAGCAAAGAAGACAAACTAGAGTTTATTACATCCAAAATTGATGATGATAGATTTAGAATGACTTTACTCTTTCTTTCTGGATTGACTAAACTTGATTTTCTTCCTGTTGAACAAGCCTTCCCAGCTCTGAAATCAATAGAGACTGGTGTGTGTCATTATttcaaaacaaaaacaaaatctCTACGAAAACCAGTGAGAACTCAATTCTTATTCCTGGCTCATCTTCTATACGAAAGCCGACAAACGACATACAACTGGCTCTTTCCTTGTCTGGTGACCAATTCACTCAACTTGTCAGAGCATAGTCTCTCTCAGTTTGACTGCCTTGTCTTGGCCAACTTTCTCGCCCTAACTCCCAAAGATCACGTGTGGGATGATATAAACTTGTCCCAATGCAGTCTTAGTTCTGATACAATTAAACTATTAGTGTCTAAGAAGCATTCACAGAGAGATATTTCAGTATTGTGCCTAACTAAACGACTAGATCTCTGTTCCTACAAAAGTGCTCGAATTTCTCAAAATTCTTTCACAGCACTCTTCGAAAAGGATTCAAAACTGGAATACGTTAAAATTCCACCATTGGAGTTTAAAGAAATAATATGCTGCAAATCACCTTTAGGTGAAGCATTGCACATGCTACGAGCAAATAGCTTACAGGAATTAATAATGACATCCGATACTGAAGCAGGGTGGGCTGAGAGTGAAATTATATCAAAAAGTGCATTACAGATTTCAAAAATGAAAATATGTTCAGGGGTAATTAAGAACTTTATCGAGTCTGTTAAACATAAAAAAGTAAAGACTATCGTATTATACAAACCTGATAGTTTTGAGGACTGTTCGCTATGTGCTAGCTCCGAAAGTGATGTTTGGGATAGTTTTTGCAATGTCATCAAAAACTGTAAGCATATACAACACCTTCATATTAACAAGAGCCACATCAATGCACAGGATATTTCATCACTAATAGCAACTTTGCAAAACAAGAGAAACCTACGTACGTTACAACTAGAGGGAAGCAAAATAAACTACAAAGGTCTAATACACTTACGAAATAACTTGCCAGTGAATGTAAGTGTTCATATTTCAATAAGTAATAATATGCCAAATTTGATAATGTATGTATGCAATGACAACCACGTTTGTGTTGTTTTTAAGTCACCTGACGAGCACATAGAAGATATTGAATCCGATGATCTATTTACGGTATTGCTAGAACAGCAGTTGCCACAGGAACTAAATAGAGTGATTGTTACCGCTGAATCATTCCTGTCTAAGGCTTTACTTAGGTCAGTAGGAAATAGTAAAATTGTAGCTAGTTTAACATTAGTCGAACTTAATTTCACACAATTTGCTAAGGACTGTCGAGATATGCTTGAGAGCACCAACACTTTGCAAACATTGACACTTGACTCATGCGAATTAAACGGTACATCAATCAAACATTTGGAGGATGGACTCTCATGCAATCAAGCAGCTGTGGAACTAAAGTTAGAATACTCTGGTTCAGATGACAACTTCTGCGCATGGCACACACCGCTGGCAGCTCTTAAAGTGAGGTCACAAAATCTTCACGAGCTCAATATAGAAAGACATACTCTGAGCAAAGAACGTAGGAAAAAACTTTCAAAGATAGTAACAACATGCAAGCAGCTACGAGTCTTAAAAGTATGGTTTGGAGACAATATTCAGAAATTTTTTTCCATGCTCTATCGGATAATCAAAGCCTAA